The following are from one region of the Girardinichthys multiradiatus isolate DD_20200921_A chromosome 9, DD_fGirMul_XY1, whole genome shotgun sequence genome:
- the zgc:92140 gene encoding uncharacterized protein C1orf21 homolog isoform X1, which yields MGCTSAKQVSAVPNDEEGRGKAYSNGDLYSDEYKKKGVEEVKYMRGDENRVNARNQENLEKSDVEYRGKLQKEAASTNIKSNIHTSESQQEFFRMLDEKIEKKQLGSKGSRHLIDWMLS from the exons CCAAGCAGGTGTCGGCTGTGCCAAACGATGAGGAGGGACGCGGCAAGGCCTACAGCAACGGAGACCTCTACTCTG ATGAATACAAGAAGAAGGGAGTGGAGGAGGTGAAGTACATGAGAGGGGATGAAAACCGGGTGAACGCACGCAACCAGGAGAACCTG GAGAAGAGTGATGTGGAGTACAGAGGCAAACTGCAGAAAGAGGCGGCCTCAACGAACATCAAATCTAA CATTCACACGTCAGAGAGCCAGCAGGAATTTTTCAGGATGCTGGATGAGAAGATTGAAAAG AAGCAACTTGGTTCAAAAGGCAGCCGACATCTCATCGATTGGATGCTTTCATAA
- the zgc:92140 gene encoding uncharacterized protein C1orf21 homolog isoform X2: MGCTSAKQVSAVPNDEEGRGKAYSNGDLYSDEYKKKGVEEVKYMRGDENRVNARNQENLEKSDVEYRGKLQKEAASTNIKSNIHTSESQQEFFRMLDEKIEKGRDYCSEEEEDGT, from the exons CCAAGCAGGTGTCGGCTGTGCCAAACGATGAGGAGGGACGCGGCAAGGCCTACAGCAACGGAGACCTCTACTCTG ATGAATACAAGAAGAAGGGAGTGGAGGAGGTGAAGTACATGAGAGGGGATGAAAACCGGGTGAACGCACGCAACCAGGAGAACCTG GAGAAGAGTGATGTGGAGTACAGAGGCAAACTGCAGAAAGAGGCGGCCTCAACGAACATCAAATCTAA CATTCACACGTCAGAGAGCCAGCAGGAATTTTTCAGGATGCTGGATGAGAAGATTGAAAAG GGGCGAGACTACTGttcggaggaggaggaagacggGACATAG